One segment of Nitrospirota bacterium DNA contains the following:
- the uvrB gene encoding excinuclease ABC subunit UvrB yields the protein MNDFKLSSEFTPKGDQQKAIDLLVAGLKKKKKFQTLLGVTGSGKTFTMAKVIEEIRKPTLVMVHNKTLAAQLYQEFKTFFPENAVGYFVSYYDYYQPEAYLPTTDTYIEKDSSINETIDQMRHLATASLFERNDVIIVSSVSSIYGLGSPEAYHGMLLYLETGGRMDREEILRKLVEIQYDRNDIDFYRGTFRVRGDVIEVFPASSDTSCIRISLFGDEIEAIEEIDPLRGEMIRKLPKIAIYPGSHYVIPPERLQTALQAIEQEMEERILYFEKEKKLIEAQRIEQRTRFDLEMIREIGFCQGIENYSRHFSGRKPGEPPPTLIDYFPDDFLLLADESHATIPQIRGMYAGDFSRKTSLVEYGFRLPSAFDNRPLKFEEYEHLLNQVIFVSATPGPYEIEKCQSQFVEQVIRPTGLIDPKITVKPAKGQVDDLLEAIHLRVEKNERVLVTTLTKRMAEDLTEYYHDLGIKVKYLHSDIETLERMEILRDLRLGKFDVLVGINLLREGLDLPEVSLVAILDADKEGFLRSHRSLIQTIGRAARHLHGEVYMYADKLTDSMGQAINETNRRREIQMKYNQENHIVPVSVKSGIPKALYEVSEADYLTVPLAAEAAASYIPQEELGPILAHLEKEMRSASKELDFERAAELRDKIKSLKESSLRI from the coding sequence ATGAATGATTTCAAACTCTCATCCGAATTTACCCCAAAAGGGGATCAGCAAAAAGCGATCGACCTTCTTGTCGCCGGTTTGAAAAAAAAGAAGAAATTTCAGACCCTGTTGGGCGTGACTGGTTCAGGCAAGACCTTTACCATGGCAAAGGTCATTGAAGAGATTCGAAAGCCGACTTTAGTGATGGTACATAATAAAACCCTCGCAGCCCAGCTTTACCAGGAATTTAAGACTTTTTTCCCTGAAAATGCCGTCGGATATTTTGTCAGCTATTACGATTATTATCAGCCGGAGGCCTATCTCCCGACGACCGACACCTACATCGAAAAAGACAGTTCCATTAATGAAACGATCGACCAGATGCGCCATCTGGCGACCGCCTCTCTCTTTGAAAGAAATGATGTCATTATCGTTTCTTCGGTTTCTTCAATTTATGGCCTCGGGTCGCCAGAAGCTTATCATGGGATGCTCCTTTATCTGGAGACCGGCGGACGGATGGACCGGGAAGAAATCCTAAGAAAGCTGGTTGAAATTCAGTATGACCGGAATGATATCGATTTTTACAGAGGAACGTTTCGGGTCCGGGGGGATGTGATTGAGGTATTCCCCGCATCCTCGGACACAAGCTGTATCCGGATTTCCCTTTTTGGTGATGAAATTGAAGCCATTGAAGAGATCGATCCTCTCCGGGGAGAGATGATCAGGAAGCTTCCGAAAATAGCCATTTATCCGGGGAGCCATTATGTAATCCCTCCCGAGCGGCTTCAGACGGCTCTTCAGGCAATCGAACAGGAAATGGAAGAGCGGATCCTCTATTTTGAAAAAGAAAAGAAGCTGATCGAAGCCCAAAGGATCGAACAGCGGACTCGATTTGACCTGGAGATGATCCGGGAGATCGGATTCTGTCAGGGAATCGAAAACTATTCCCGGCATTTTTCCGGCCGAAAACCGGGCGAACCGCCCCCTACCTTGATCGATTATTTTCCGGATGATTTCCTGCTCCTGGCTGACGAAAGTCATGCTACGATTCCGCAGATCAGAGGGATGTATGCCGGAGATTTCTCGAGAAAAACATCTCTTGTCGAATATGGTTTCAGACTCCCCTCCGCATTCGACAATCGTCCGTTAAAATTTGAGGAATACGAACATCTGCTCAATCAGGTGATCTTTGTCTCCGCCACACCGGGACCTTATGAAATCGAAAAGTGCCAGAGCCAGTTTGTCGAACAGGTTATCCGTCCGACCGGACTCATCGACCCGAAAATTACCGTCAAACCGGCAAAAGGTCAAGTCGATGATCTTTTGGAAGCGATTCATTTAAGGGTGGAAAAGAATGAGCGGGTTTTGGTAACCACCTTGACCAAAAGGATGGCGGAGGATCTGACTGAGTATTACCATGATCTCGGCATCAAAGTGAAATACCTTCACTCAGACATCGAAACACTGGAACGTATGGAGATTTTGAGAGATTTGAGGCTTGGAAAATTTGACGTACTCGTCGGCATTAATCTTTTGAGAGAGGGACTTGATTTGCCGGAAGTCTCTCTGGTAGCCATCCTGGACGCGGATAAAGAAGGATTCTTGAGGTCCCACCGTTCTTTGATTCAAACGATAGGGAGAGCGGCAAGACATCTCCATGGAGAAGTCTATATGTATGCCGACAAATTGACCGATTCCATGGGCCAGGCGATCAATGAAACCAACAGGAGAAGAGAAATTCAGATGAAATATAATCAGGAGAATCATATTGTGCCGGTTTCCGTTAAAAGTGGAATTCCAAAGGCACTTTATGAAGTTTCTGAAGCGGATTATTTGACCGTTCCGTTGGCCGCCGAAGCCGCAGCTTCCTATATTCCCCAGGAAGAGCTCGGTCCGATTCTCGCGCATCTTGAAAAGGAGATGCGAAGTGCCTCGAAGGAACTTGATTTTGAAAGGGCCGCCGAATTAAGAGACAAGATCAAGTCTCTAAAGGAATCGTCTCTAAGGATTTAG
- a CDS encoding M20/M25/M40 family metallo-hydrolase has product MNGVINQNRLIQTLLQLIGIDSHSRKEGKIAAFLAEKLRNLGGDVCFDDAGEKVKGEVGNLIAIFEGDPSKPAMLLSAHMDTVVPGEGVTPVVSEKIIKSDGRTVLGGDDKSGLAIILEVIQKLKENKDQHGKLEVVFTICEEAGLLGAKLLDISRFNARYGLVLDSDDAGFLFTRAPSSSRLEFRIFGLESHAGMAPEKGLSAIQLAGMGISKMKLGRIDSETTANLGKIEGGSAVNIVPNRVTIEGEARSHNDEKLERQIEHMVDCFEKAASENYITVDGRLVRGRVEKNIYRDYNRMDLSDSTAIVRLVLRAAQNRHLSVQTRAMGGGCDANIFNQKGIQVANLGTGMRNIHSLSEYLIVDEFLQAAEIIYEVLRVNGEKG; this is encoded by the coding sequence ATGAATGGCGTGATTAATCAAAACCGTTTGATACAAACGTTGTTACAGTTGATCGGGATAGACAGCCATTCCCGTAAGGAAGGGAAGATTGCCGCTTTCCTTGCCGAAAAGCTCCGTAACCTGGGAGGAGACGTTTGTTTCGACGATGCGGGAGAAAAGGTAAAAGGAGAAGTAGGGAATCTTATCGCTATTTTTGAAGGCGATCCTTCCAAACCGGCAATGTTACTTTCAGCCCATATGGATACCGTGGTTCCCGGCGAAGGTGTCACGCCGGTCGTGAGCGAAAAGATCATCAAGAGCGACGGAAGAACGGTGTTAGGGGGCGATGACAAATCCGGTCTGGCCATCATTCTTGAAGTTATCCAAAAATTGAAAGAAAATAAGGATCAGCATGGAAAGCTGGAAGTGGTTTTTACGATCTGTGAGGAAGCTGGACTTTTGGGTGCAAAACTTCTGGACATCTCCCGCTTCAATGCCCGCTATGGATTGGTGCTCGATAGTGACGATGCAGGGTTTCTATTCACCAGGGCTCCTTCTTCCTCAAGACTTGAGTTTAGGATTTTTGGACTGGAATCCCATGCCGGAATGGCTCCTGAGAAAGGATTAAGTGCAATTCAACTTGCCGGAATGGGCATTTCGAAGATGAAATTAGGCCGGATCGATTCGGAAACGACGGCAAATCTTGGAAAGATCGAGGGAGGAAGTGCCGTCAATATTGTTCCGAATCGGGTGACCATAGAGGGCGAAGCGCGAAGCCACAACGATGAAAAGCTCGAGAGGCAGATTGAACATATGGTTGATTGTTTCGAAAAGGCGGCCAGTGAAAATTATATTACCGTGGACGGCCGGTTGGTGCGGGGGAGAGTGGAGAAAAACATTTATAGGGATTATAACCGGATGGATTTGTCAGACTCCACGGCGATCGTCCGACTGGTACTACGGGCGGCCCAAAACAGACATCTCTCGGTTCAAACCAGGGCAATGGGCGGAGGGTGTGATGCCAATATTTTTAATCAAAAAGGAATACAGGTCGCCAATCTTGGAACCGGAATGAGAAATATCCATTCTCTCTCCGAATACTTGATTGTCGATGAATTTCTCCAGGCCGCGGAGATTATTTATGAAGTTCTACGAGTTAACGGTGAGAAAGGATGA
- a CDS encoding diguanylate cyclase, whose translation MRSYDHLTWKTIQDNLSKLYGTQLFTLDTTKESRITCDSIPEHPICSLVHQDPEMKKRCEQECENQILQADRSGERRQFKCYANLNLFAIPVKIDSMERKVVVGGKVYFSYQELEDFKAKSGALKIDPQRIISQSDHIKIMDRETFNNTGELVQSIASPFFKNLNQKKTSDSRHIKLDTLFNLFQELDQNLGERDFYGLLLNALGIIFNGNTVAILKYDPVLKEFRTFEAFGKKIFEMADFSGNERNILLNRVVTDGKPYFTQDVLEIVKGGFPEESAQIHLFPLGKPDKNQAVLVFLDTPLREEDIQIISPFCKQAFVILENHMQADLLRNYKKDSKSLTEFSHTIGSTLDPEELFKTIIDQTTAILHAEKGSLMLLDEETGELKIKTIKGMNPKIVQGHRIQSGEGIAGKVLEDGLPLVVQNMETDPRILLPRRARYKSTSFISVPIKLNHRTIGVMNIADKISEPVFTDKDLLVAMTISGYASMAIERSEFYRRSEEFRQISITDPLSSLLNRRYFQERMAEEMERSKRHKLPLSLIVMDIDNFKKFNDLHGHLAGDEAIRLVGLSLRNNIRTIDVAARYGGEEFTVILPQTTKSDATQIAQRICSEIEKNALVTDDRNRTSGITVSLGLATFPDDTESLEDLFKHADRALYTAKAAGKNRVVVYSP comes from the coding sequence ATGCGCAGCTATGACCACTTAACCTGGAAAACGATTCAGGACAATCTGTCGAAGTTATACGGCACTCAACTTTTTACCCTCGACACGACAAAAGAGAGTCGCATCACCTGCGATTCGATACCGGAACACCCGATTTGCAGCCTCGTCCACCAAGACCCCGAGATGAAAAAAAGATGTGAACAGGAGTGCGAGAATCAGATTTTGCAGGCAGACCGGTCGGGGGAACGAAGACAGTTTAAATGTTACGCGAATCTCAATCTGTTTGCAATACCAGTCAAAATCGACAGTATGGAACGTAAAGTAGTGGTAGGGGGAAAGGTCTATTTTTCCTACCAGGAACTGGAAGATTTCAAGGCAAAATCCGGCGCTCTAAAAATCGACCCTCAGAGGATTATTTCCCAGTCTGATCATATCAAAATTATGGATCGGGAAACCTTCAACAATACGGGTGAGCTGGTCCAATCCATTGCCTCCCCATTTTTCAAGAACCTCAATCAGAAAAAAACTTCCGATTCTCGCCATATTAAGCTTGATACGCTCTTTAACCTCTTTCAGGAACTCGATCAGAACCTCGGGGAAAGAGATTTTTACGGCCTTCTGCTGAATGCACTCGGAATCATCTTTAACGGAAATACGGTGGCGATCCTGAAATATGATCCGGTCTTGAAAGAATTTCGCACTTTCGAAGCTTTTGGAAAAAAGATTTTTGAAATGGCCGACTTTTCGGGAAACGAAAGGAATATCCTGTTAAATAGAGTGGTCACGGATGGGAAGCCGTATTTCACCCAGGATGTGCTTGAAATCGTAAAAGGAGGCTTTCCTGAAGAAAGCGCCCAGATTCACCTCTTTCCGTTGGGAAAACCGGATAAAAATCAGGCCGTTCTCGTCTTTCTGGATACGCCATTGCGAGAAGAAGATATACAGATTATTTCTCCTTTTTGCAAACAGGCATTTGTGATTCTGGAAAACCACATGCAGGCTGATTTATTGAGAAACTACAAGAAAGACTCCAAATCATTAACCGAATTCTCTCATACGATCGGTTCAACGCTCGATCCCGAAGAGCTCTTCAAAACCATTATAGATCAGACGACCGCAATTCTTCACGCGGAAAAGGGATCTCTCATGCTCCTGGATGAAGAGACTGGAGAGTTGAAAATAAAAACGATTAAAGGAATGAATCCCAAGATTGTACAGGGGCACCGGATTCAGTCCGGCGAAGGAATCGCGGGAAAGGTGCTTGAGGACGGACTCCCTCTGGTAGTCCAGAATATGGAGACCGATCCCAGGATTCTCCTTCCGAGAAGAGCACGATATAAGTCCACTTCTTTCATTTCCGTGCCGATTAAGTTGAATCATCGAACAATCGGCGTGATGAATATTGCGGATAAAATCAGCGAGCCTGTGTTTACGGACAAGGATCTTCTTGTGGCCATGACCATTAGCGGGTATGCGTCAATGGCTATTGAACGATCTGAGTTTTACCGTCGTTCAGAAGAGTTCCGGCAGATTTCCATCACCGATCCATTAAGCAGTTTGTTAAACCGGCGATATTTCCAGGAGCGAATGGCAGAAGAGATGGAAAGATCCAAGCGGCACAAACTTCCTCTCTCCCTCATCGTCATGGATATCGATAATTTCAAGAAATTTAACGATCTCCATGGCCACCTGGCAGGTGACGAAGCGATCCGGCTGGTTGGATTGTCGCTGAGGAATAATATCAGGACGATTGACGTTGCGGCCCGTTACGGAGGAGAAGAGTTTACCGTCATACTTCCTCAAACGACCAAAAGCGATGCGACCCAGATTGCGCAAAGAATCTGTTCAGAAATTGAAAAAAATGCCCTGGTCACCGATGACCGAAACCGGACCTCCGGTATAACCGTTAGTCTGGGGCTTGCCACTTTCCCGGACGACACGGAATCGCTCGAAGATCTCTTCAAACATGCTGACAGAGCTCTGTATACGGCGAAGGCTGCCGGCAAGAACCGCGTTGTCGTCTATTCACCTTAG
- the recG gene encoding ATP-dependent DNA helicase RecG — MQTWYRSLLDQWNRKLMNSRINWDTPLQYVKGVGPYKASLLKKLGLTTVEDLLFYLPYRYEDRTTVKKISQLTLDEVQMVSGTIKRVGSRTTSRKHFRIFELILEDETGLLICKWFNQPYLEKILKPGERMILTGKVSLNRFEGNRFEMSPLSYETINESEDRPVDHGKFVPVYHETEGLSSKNLRMLVKSLFNEGFLQNEKERLPAFLVEKFQFPSLSDALREIHFPSTRELYLEALEGRTIFQRRMVFEDFFYLEIGLTLRKNRNSHEDKGISFNTEGVLEEKLLQSLSFQLTSAQHRVLQEIRRDMKSDLPMSRLLQGDVGSGKTVVALISMLIAVENGYQACLMVPTEILAEQHYFNFQPLLRKLNISTGLLTQSLSRKEQMTMLEEIAGGKSQLIIGTHSLVQDRVLFKNLGITVIDEQHKFGVRQRLELKKKGKSPDMLVMTATPIPRTLALTVYGDLDLSVLDELPPGRKPIQTRLFYEKQRHACYSFIEKEIRGGRQVYIVYPLIDESEKLDLKAAVTMAEQLQNEIFPSFRIGLLHGKLKPEEKEKTMSAFKEKELHILVSTTVIEVGIDISNASLMVIEHAERFGLAQLHQLRGRVGRGSFQSYCFLMAQYPVSDDGKRRLKAMVNSSNGFELAEEDLSIRGPGEFFGTRQSGIPELRVANLLRDGKMLEVAREEAISLLRRDPLLELSEHQGLREFLLRRWKDKLDLISMG, encoded by the coding sequence ATGCAAACATGGTATCGCTCATTGTTGGACCAGTGGAATAGAAAATTGATGAACTCCAGGATCAACTGGGATACCCCGCTTCAATACGTAAAAGGAGTGGGTCCGTATAAAGCCTCTTTACTCAAGAAATTAGGGTTGACTACGGTGGAAGACCTCCTCTTTTATCTTCCTTACCGATATGAAGATCGAACGACCGTCAAAAAGATTTCTCAACTGACTCTCGATGAAGTGCAGATGGTTTCGGGTACGATCAAGAGGGTTGGCAGCCGAACGACCTCCCGAAAACATTTTAGAATTTTTGAACTGATTCTCGAAGATGAAACGGGTCTTTTAATCTGCAAGTGGTTTAATCAACCTTATCTTGAAAAAATTTTAAAGCCCGGAGAGCGAATGATCCTGACCGGAAAAGTATCCCTCAACCGGTTTGAAGGGAACCGGTTCGAAATGAGCCCATTGAGTTATGAGACGATCAACGAATCGGAAGATCGACCGGTCGATCATGGTAAATTCGTTCCGGTTTATCACGAGACAGAGGGACTGAGCTCCAAAAACCTTCGGATGCTCGTTAAGTCCCTGTTCAATGAAGGGTTTCTGCAAAACGAAAAAGAGAGGCTTCCTGCCTTCCTCGTTGAAAAATTTCAGTTTCCCTCCCTGTCCGATGCGTTGAGAGAGATTCATTTTCCTTCAACCCGGGAGCTCTATTTGGAGGCGCTTGAAGGAAGAACTATTTTCCAGCGAAGAATGGTTTTTGAAGATTTCTTCTATTTGGAAATCGGACTCACACTCAGAAAAAATCGAAACAGCCATGAGGACAAGGGAATTTCTTTTAACACGGAAGGAGTTCTGGAGGAAAAACTGCTTCAATCTCTCTCTTTTCAGCTGACCTCCGCTCAACACCGGGTTCTCCAGGAGATCAGGCGGGATATGAAATCCGATTTGCCGATGAGCCGTCTCCTTCAGGGGGATGTGGGATCGGGAAAAACAGTTGTGGCGCTCATCTCCATGTTGATCGCAGTTGAAAACGGATACCAGGCTTGTTTAATGGTTCCGACTGAAATTCTGGCCGAACAGCACTATTTTAATTTTCAGCCTCTTCTCCGAAAACTCAATATCTCAACCGGGTTATTGACCCAGTCACTCAGCAGAAAAGAGCAAATGACAATGCTTGAAGAGATTGCCGGGGGAAAGAGTCAGTTGATCATTGGAACACATAGCCTGGTGCAGGATCGGGTTCTTTTTAAGAATCTCGGAATCACGGTGATCGACGAACAGCATAAATTTGGAGTGAGACAGCGGCTGGAACTCAAAAAGAAGGGAAAAAGTCCGGACATGCTGGTTATGACAGCGACTCCGATCCCCAGGACGCTGGCTCTGACCGTCTATGGGGATCTGGATTTATCGGTTCTTGACGAATTGCCCCCGGGTCGAAAGCCGATTCAAACCCGTCTCTTTTACGAAAAACAGCGCCATGCCTGCTATTCTTTTATTGAGAAGGAAATCAGGGGAGGGAGACAGGTCTATATTGTCTATCCGCTGATTGATGAATCGGAGAAACTCGATCTCAAAGCGGCAGTGACGATGGCAGAACAGTTGCAGAATGAAATTTTCCCCTCTTTTCGCATCGGTCTTCTCCATGGAAAACTGAAACCAGAAGAAAAAGAGAAAACAATGAGCGCATTTAAGGAAAAGGAGCTCCATATTCTAGTATCCACCACGGTCATAGAGGTGGGGATCGATATTTCAAATGCTTCATTAATGGTCATCGAACATGCAGAGCGATTTGGATTGGCGCAACTTCATCAGCTTCGCGGACGTGTCGGAAGAGGATCTTTTCAATCTTATTGTTTCTTAATGGCTCAATATCCCGTTTCGGATGATGGAAAAAGAAGACTAAAAGCGATGGTAAACTCCTCCAACGGTTTTGAGCTGGCTGAAGAAGACCTGTCCATACGGGGTCCCGGAGAGTTTTTCGGCACCCGGCAGTCGGGTATTCCGGAGTTGAGAGTGGCGAATCTCCTTCGTGACGGCAAGATGCTAGAAGTTGCCCGGGAAGAGGCGATCAGTCTATTGCGGCGCGATCCCCTTTTGGAGCTTTCCGAGCATCAGGGATTAAGAGAATTCCTGTTAAGGCGGTGGAAAGATAAACTGGATCTTATTTCAATGGGATAG
- a CDS encoding CCA tRNA nucleotidyltransferase — translation MRKSRTLYERAVEIVRRLSDSGHKAYFAGGSVRDQIRGKVPTDYDIATSARPEEVRALFPEAIPVGVAFGVVLVPLGRLTPGGKKEQVEIATFRSDGIYLDGRHPESVIFSNEKEDANRRDFTINGMFFDPLEKRLIDYVGGKEDLASGIIRTIGDPELRFKEDFLRMLRAVRFAAQFSFEIESRTFEVIRKRAGSIRNISGERIRDEMGKILLGPSPERGIALLEESGILGIIFPELKSLHKGSLIPHALKCFHVLNRPSFELGLALLVLGTGDLEKVRDICGRLKLSNLQIDKVTSMMRDFPLFQKILEMDTPTLKRFLRSDHMNDLLSLYRADCLASGMSLEKWEYAVQKRKGFKPDELFPPTLLNGDDLIRLGYSPGPRFKKILYDLETRQLNGKIRTVAEAEAVVLNENPEKNGHSRKIKV, via the coding sequence ATGAGGAAGTCGCGTACTCTTTATGAACGGGCCGTGGAGATTGTTCGGAGATTAAGTGATTCGGGACATAAGGCTTATTTTGCGGGCGGGTCTGTCAGGGATCAAATTCGAGGAAAGGTGCCCACAGACTATGATATTGCTACTTCGGCCAGGCCCGAGGAAGTCCGGGCTCTTTTTCCGGAGGCGATTCCGGTTGGCGTTGCGTTTGGCGTTGTCCTGGTTCCTTTGGGAAGACTAACGCCTGGAGGTAAGAAGGAGCAGGTCGAAATTGCCACCTTCCGATCGGATGGAATCTACCTGGATGGCCGGCATCCCGAGTCTGTCATCTTTTCAAATGAAAAAGAAGATGCCAATCGGAGAGACTTTACGATCAATGGAATGTTTTTTGATCCATTGGAAAAGAGATTGATTGATTATGTGGGAGGAAAAGAAGATTTAGCCTCCGGAATAATCCGTACGATAGGTGATCCGGAGCTTCGGTTCAAAGAGGATTTTCTGAGAATGCTCAGGGCAGTCCGATTCGCCGCCCAGTTTTCATTCGAAATTGAATCCAGGACATTTGAAGTCATTCGCAAGAGAGCAGGATCGATTCGCAACATCAGCGGGGAAAGAATTCGTGATGAAATGGGGAAAATACTGCTGGGACCCAGTCCCGAACGGGGAATAGCCCTTCTGGAGGAGTCGGGAATACTCGGAATCATTTTCCCGGAGTTAAAGTCCCTTCATAAAGGTTCGCTGATTCCCCATGCCCTCAAATGCTTTCATGTTCTAAATCGGCCCTCATTCGAGTTGGGGCTTGCTCTGTTGGTCTTGGGAACTGGGGATCTCGAAAAAGTGAGGGATATCTGTGGCAGATTGAAACTCTCGAATCTTCAGATAGATAAGGTCACTTCTATGATGCGTGATTTTCCTCTTTTTCAGAAAATTCTGGAAATGGATACGCCGACACTGAAAAGATTCCTGAGATCCGATCATATGAACGACCTTTTATCTCTTTACCGGGCGGATTGTCTTGCGTCAGGCATGTCCCTTGAAAAATGGGAGTATGCCGTTCAAAAAAGGAAAGGGTTTAAACCGGATGAACTGTTTCCGCCGACTTTGCTTAATGGAGACGATCTGATTAGACTTGGCTACTCTCCGGGCCCCCGTTTTAAAAAGATCCTTTACGATTTGGAAACACGCCAGTTAAATGGGAAGATCCGGACCGTTGCGGAAGCGGAAGCGGTAGTTTTAAATGAAAATCCGGAAAAGAATGGCCATTCCCGAAAAATAAAAGTTTGA
- a CDS encoding 50S ribosomal protein L28, whose product MASHCEICNKTKTIGNSVSHASNKTKRAFRPNLQRVHAIVNGASKKIRVCTVCIKSGKIQKAI is encoded by the coding sequence ATGGCAAGTCATTGCGAAATTTGTAACAAAACCAAAACCATCGGTAACAGCGTCAGTCACGCCAGCAATAAGACCAAACGGGCTTTTCGTCCCAATTTACAAAGGGTTCATGCCATCGTCAATGGGGCGTCGAAAAAGATCCGGGTTTGTACGGTCTGCATCAAGTCCGGCAAAATCCAGAAAGCCATCTAA
- a CDS encoding uroporphyrinogen decarboxylase → MNKRIKNERFLKACRKEPVDITPVWIMRQAGRYMKEYQAIRAKVDFLTLCKTPDLATEATLLPVNLLDVDVAILFSDILIPVEAMGLEVVFTENKGPVFPSPIRNQEQIRKLTTPRIEERTPFVFDAIRKIRKELEGRVPLIGFSGAPYTLATYMIEGETSRNFNAIKKWMYQSPTLLHELLEKTTTTVMDYVRAQVEAGAETIQIFDTWAGALSGDEYQFFSFPYTKRIIAEIKKSGVPAILYLNGGGLLLERLVATGADVISLDWRTDLRIAREQFGNKVAFQGNLEPCVLYGDSGTIRSEVKKILEKFGKGPGHIFNLGHGILPDTPFENAKEMIRAVHEESAIYHK, encoded by the coding sequence TTGAATAAGCGGATTAAGAATGAACGTTTCCTGAAAGCTTGCCGGAAGGAACCGGTCGACATCACACCCGTCTGGATCATGCGTCAGGCAGGACGTTATATGAAAGAGTACCAGGCCATCCGTGCTAAAGTTGATTTCTTGACATTATGCAAAACGCCGGATCTTGCCACGGAGGCGACTCTGCTTCCGGTCAACCTGCTTGATGTCGATGTCGCAATACTGTTTTCAGACATTCTTATTCCGGTGGAGGCGATGGGCCTGGAGGTGGTTTTTACGGAGAATAAGGGTCCGGTTTTCCCGTCGCCGATCCGGAACCAGGAACAAATCAGAAAATTGACCACTCCCAGAATTGAAGAAAGGACGCCATTTGTCTTTGATGCCATCAGGAAGATCCGAAAAGAACTGGAAGGGAGAGTCCCGCTCATTGGATTTTCAGGGGCACCTTATACGCTGGCTACCTATATGATCGAAGGGGAAACCTCCAGGAATTTTAATGCCATAAAAAAATGGATGTATCAGTCACCGACTTTACTCCATGAGCTACTTGAAAAAACAACCACGACCGTGATGGACTATGTCAGAGCCCAGGTCGAAGCGGGAGCCGAAACGATTCAGATTTTTGATACCTGGGCCGGAGCGCTTTCCGGAGATGAATATCAGTTTTTTTCGTTTCCGTATACGAAAAGGATTATCGCTGAAATAAAAAAAAGTGGCGTGCCCGCCATTTTATATCTCAATGGCGGAGGTCTCTTGCTTGAGCGGCTCGTTGCCACCGGGGCGGATGTGATTAGCCTCGACTGGCGGACGGATCTCCGAATTGCACGTGAACAGTTTGGGAACAAGGTCGCATTTCAGGGAAATCTTGAACCCTGTGTCCTTTATGGCGATTCCGGTACCATACGTTCCGAAGTGAAAAAGATACTTGAGAAGTTTGGGAAAGGACCCGGACACATTTTTAATCTGGGACATGGCATCTTGCCGGACACGCCATTTGAGAACGCCAAAGAAATGATTCGGGCGGTTCATGAAGAAAGCGCCATCTATCACAAGTAA
- a CDS encoding DUF4321 domain-containing protein, translated as MALLKKTPWMLIFFILLGGFFGTLMGEILRAVAPDGAVRNLFLHSLSFGINPPFTLDLRLFTATVGFTFRINILGFIGVFLGLYIYKQA; from the coding sequence GTGGCTCTGTTAAAGAAAACCCCCTGGATGTTGATTTTCTTTATTTTATTGGGCGGTTTTTTCGGCACACTAATGGGAGAAATTTTAAGAGCGGTCGCTCCCGACGGTGCAGTAAGAAATCTTTTTCTCCACAGTCTCAGCTTTGGCATCAATCCCCCATTTACACTTGATTTAAGGCTCTTTACCGCTACGGTCGGGTTCACATTCCGAATTAATATTCTTGGTTTTATTGGGGTATTCCTGGGGCTTTACATCTACAAACAAGCCTGA